A single region of the Melopsittacus undulatus isolate bMelUnd1 chromosome 10, bMelUnd1.mat.Z, whole genome shotgun sequence genome encodes:
- the RBBP8NL gene encoding RBBP8 N-terminal-like protein, producing the protein MTTESFGEFLNKLKEIHEKEVQGLQSKLTELMTEKCRDAQRIEELFAKNHQLREQQKVLKENVKVLENRLRAGLCDRCMVTQELAKKKQNEYETSHFQSLQHIFILTNETSRLREENKTLKEELKKLRSLEDRAKPPGVTSKESSSTPSSPLALLSPVSRNASTEKAAHREAEEAQNDGPGLELEEEKPVGQRSQRSSPSCRTSPGTALQEVSLAEVASQRIANQLHGTIALVRPGSRSCLLERSPSRAAVSPPARKTPLPPDREHSPSLEAYLSATKPDSPRAVPSYENLKLLTRREQLCLLHKHLSLHQLGLASDYAPADRDGSSFSNHLLRAKDADGRTRPRDGWEDHAALLKLPATMVYVRDQHLEEKLQLLRHRDRLQHLLMQQCQPGLQADGDTKLPPEERPLSPWPSIAPGCKEERSFLEDAADGKEEKELWPSRDSSEPRGKAKAARDDGADAPLDLSDSGRGRGRGWHHRREPRSPGDSPTVPAAHGSHGRHGAEEDVLCFPPYRWPSATQTLPGAGEEEEEEDAAELTVSRTHPTNSSTPSDPEAPAEAGVRLDVSAHEGEADDNDAESGKQESDEPDTTDSEAAAPCEDDVLQEAQADEKYFCTKDKAYALQKKRKRGHDPWTKGAKKSMRGRKKVKVEQCSAGSTKESENSSASHNATSEET; encoded by the exons ATGACCACAGAGAGTTTTGGAGAGTTCCTGAATAAGCTCAAGGAAATCCATGAGAAAGAGGTCCAAG GTCTGCAGAGCAAGCTGACGGAGCTGATGACCGAGAAGTGCCG TGATGCTCAGAGAATTGAAGAGTTGTTTGCTAAAAACCACCAGTTAAGGGAACAACAGAAGGTCCTTAAAGAAAACGTGAAGGTGCTAGAAAACAG GCTGCGAGCGGGTCTCTGTGACAGATGCATGGTCACCCAGGAGCTGgccaaaaagaagcagaatgagTACGAGACCTCCCATTTCCAGAGCCTGCAGCACATCTTCATCCTCA CTAACGAGACGAGCCGCCTGCGGGAGGAGAACAAAACCCTCAAGGAAGAACTGAAGAAGCTCCGGAGCCTGGA GGACAGGGCAAAGCCCCCAGGAGTCACCTCCAAGGAAAGCAGCTCCACTCCCAGCTCCCCATTGGCATTGCTGTCCCCAGTGAGCAGGAATGCCAGCACTGAGAAAGCAGCTCACAGGGAAGCAGAAGAAGCCCAGAATGATGGGCCAGGCCTCGAGCTGGAAGAAG AGAAGCCTGTGGGGCAGAGAAGCCAGAGAAGCTCTCCAAGCTGCAGGACTTCCCCAGGCACTGCCCTGCAGGAAGTCAGCCTCGCAGAAGTG gcatcCCAGAGGATCGCCAACCAACTGCATGGAACCATCGCCCTGGTGAGACCCGGCTCCAGATCCTGCCTCCTGGAAAGAAGCCCTTCGAGGGCAGCTGTGTCCCCACCGGCCAGGAAGACTCCTCTGCCTCCGGATCgtgagcacagccccagccttgAGGC TTATTTGTCAGCAACGAAACCAGACTCCCCCAGGGCTGTTCCATCCTATGAAAACCTCAAACTCCTCACCCggagagagcagctctgcctgctccacAAGCACCTTTCCCTGCACCAGTTGGGGCTGGCAAGCGACTATGCCCCTGCCGACCGGGatggcagcagcttctccaaCCACTTGCTCAGAGCCAAAGATGCCGATGGCAGGACGCGGCCACGGGATGGCTGGGAGGACCACGCAGCCTTGCTGAAGCTCCCGGCCACCATGGTGTATGTGAGGGACCAGCACCtggaggagaagctgcagctcctcaggcaCAGGGACCggctgcagcatctcctcatGCAGCAGTGCCAGCCAGGCCTGCAGGCAGATGGAGACACAAAGCTCCCACCGGAGGAGCGGCCCCTATCCCCATGGCCGAGCATCGCACCAGGGTGCAAGGAGGAGAGGTCCTTCCTGGAGGATGCTGCAgatgggaaggaagagaaggagctTTGGCCGAGCCGGGACAGCTCCGAGCCCCGAggaaaggcaaaggcagcaaGGGATGATGGTGCAGATGCACCACTGGACCTGTCAGACTCTGGCCGAGGCAGGGGAAGGGGTTGGCACCACCGCCGGGAGCCACGGAGCCCTGGGGACAGCCCCACAGTGCCGGCAGCCCATGGTTCCCATGGGAGACATGGGGCAGAGGAGGATGTCTTGTGCTTCCCCCCCTACCGCTGGCCCAGTGCCACCCAGACACTGCCTGGTgctggtgaggaggaggaggaggaggatgcagcTGAG CTCACAGTCTCCCGGACACATCCCACCAACAGCTCCACACCGAGTGACCCAGAGGCCCCTGCAGAGGCCGGGGTGAGGCTGGATGTCAGCGCACACGAGGGAGAAGCAG ATGACAACGATGCCGAGTCTGGGAAGCAGGAATCCGATGAGCCAGACACGACGGACAGTGAG GCGGCTGCCCCATGTGAAGATGATGTCCTACAAGAAGCCCAGGCTGATGAGAAGTATTTTTGCACCAAAGACAAAGCTTATGCActgcagaagaagaggaaaagaggacaTGATCCCTGGACAAAAG GAGCTAAGAAGTCAatgaggggaagaaagaaagtcAAAGTGGAGCAGTGCTCAGCAGGGAGCACAAAGGAATCAGAGAACAGCTCCGCTTCCCACAACGCTACCTCCGAGGAGACCTAA